A stretch of the Gemmatirosa kalamazoonensis genome encodes the following:
- a CDS encoding GNAT family N-acetyltransferase: protein MIIRPCRDDDIVEILAIVNAAAEAYRGAIPPDRWHEPYMSDAELRRELAAGVAFWGYESDGELLGVMGIQRVQDVDLIRHAYVRPDRQRLGVGAALLDHLRALSDRPLLVGTWAAATWAIDFYRRHGFTLVPPERAAALLRRYWSIPERQIETSVVLER from the coding sequence ATGATCATCCGTCCCTGTCGCGACGACGACATCGTGGAGATCCTGGCCATCGTGAACGCCGCCGCGGAGGCGTACCGCGGCGCGATCCCGCCCGACCGGTGGCACGAGCCGTACATGTCCGACGCGGAGCTCCGCCGGGAGCTCGCCGCCGGCGTCGCGTTCTGGGGCTACGAGTCCGACGGGGAGCTGCTCGGCGTCATGGGCATCCAGCGCGTGCAGGACGTCGATCTGATCCGCCACGCCTACGTGCGCCCCGACCGGCAGCGGCTCGGCGTGGGCGCGGCGCTCCTCGACCACCTGCGCGCCCTGAGCGACCGCCCGCTGCTCGTCGGCACGTGGGCCGCGGCGACGTGGGCGATCGACTTCTACCGTCGCCACGGCTTCACGCTCGTGCCGCCCGAGCGCGCCGCGGCGCTGCTCCGCCGCTACTGGTCGATCCCCGAGCGGCAGATCGAGACGTCGGTGGTCCTCGAACGTTGA
- a CDS encoding efflux RND transporter permease subunit, with protein sequence MNALAQFIRRPVMTTVLMLGLFLSGLFAFRSLAVSDLPNVDFPTITVSASLPGASPETMAASVATPLEKQFSTIAGIDNMTSSSTLGSTQITLQFSLERNVDAAAQDVQAAISATLRQLPQDITPPSYQKVNPANSPILFVALSSSTIPLSQLDEIAQTQLAQRLSTVNGVAQVQVFGTQKRAIRVQMDPQRMARLQLGTSDVATAISQGNPNLPSGTLWGDRRAVTVQANGQLSTADQFANIVVTYRNGAPVRVGDIGRVYEGVQNDKTAAWFGGPAAGSEPHRAIALAIQRQPGTNTVEVADGVKALMAQLTGNLPGGVKIDVIFDRSRTIKENVHEVEFTLLLTLVLVVLVVFVFLRSPRATAIPSLALPLSVAGTFAVMKALDYSLDNLSLMALTLAVGLLVDDAIVVLENIMRHREMGKPAMEAALDGSREVGFTVLSMTLSLTAVFLPLLFMGGIIGRLFREFAVTIAVSILISGVVSLTLTPMLASRMIGAHGHEGAPRWLRAPLDLFERIYDASHDGYARTLHWAMRHRVYVLGVSGITLVGTYFLFRMVPTGFLPSDDTGFLSATVEAAQGTSYDDMVRHQGEAAALLQKDPNVEAFMSTVGGLSSVNQGRLSIRLKDANERALDADGVARELTAKLNRVPGVQVFVQNPPTIRIGGRQAKALYQFTLQGTDLKALYAGAEQLEGRLRASPSLADVTSDLQLANPTAALTIDRDRAAALHVSPQAIEQTLYDAYGARQVSTIYTSTNQYWVVLELDPAAQRDPGALGLLYVKSTTGAAVPLASVTTANTTVGPLSVNHSGQVPSVTLSFNLREGVSLGAATQEVEREARAVLPATIATQFSGTAQAFQDSQAGLGVLLLLAVLVIYGILSILYESFIHPVTILSGLPFAVFGALGALLLTGQELTLYAFIGLVLLVGIVKKNAIMMVDFAVEAERARHLSAEESVVEACLVRYRPIMMTTMAAIVGTLPIALGLGAGAASRRPLGIVVVGGLAFSQLVTLYLTPVIYTYFDALQRRLARRRAPVGEAVAVGGD encoded by the coding sequence ATGAACGCCCTCGCGCAGTTCATCCGACGCCCGGTCATGACGACCGTGCTGATGCTCGGCCTGTTCCTGTCCGGCCTGTTCGCGTTCCGCTCGCTCGCCGTGAGCGACCTGCCGAACGTCGACTTCCCGACGATCACGGTGAGCGCGTCGCTCCCCGGCGCGAGCCCGGAGACGATGGCCGCGTCGGTCGCCACGCCGCTCGAGAAGCAGTTCTCGACGATCGCCGGCATCGACAACATGACGTCGAGCAGCACGCTCGGCTCGACGCAGATCACGCTGCAGTTCTCGCTCGAGCGCAACGTGGACGCGGCCGCGCAGGACGTGCAGGCGGCCATCAGCGCGACGCTCCGGCAGCTGCCGCAGGACATCACGCCGCCGAGCTACCAGAAGGTGAACCCGGCGAACAGCCCGATCCTGTTCGTCGCGCTGTCCAGCTCCACCATCCCGCTGTCGCAGCTCGACGAGATCGCGCAGACGCAGCTCGCGCAGCGGCTGTCGACGGTGAACGGCGTGGCGCAGGTGCAGGTGTTCGGCACGCAGAAGCGCGCCATCCGCGTGCAGATGGACCCGCAGCGCATGGCACGGCTGCAGCTCGGCACCTCCGACGTCGCGACGGCGATCTCGCAGGGGAACCCGAACCTCCCCTCCGGCACGCTGTGGGGCGACCGGCGCGCGGTCACCGTGCAGGCGAACGGGCAGCTCTCCACCGCCGACCAGTTCGCGAACATCGTCGTCACCTACCGCAACGGCGCGCCGGTGCGCGTGGGCGACATCGGCCGCGTGTACGAGGGCGTGCAGAACGACAAGACCGCGGCGTGGTTCGGCGGGCCCGCGGCGGGGAGCGAGCCGCACCGCGCCATCGCGCTCGCCATCCAGCGCCAGCCGGGGACGAACACGGTGGAGGTGGCGGACGGGGTGAAGGCGCTCATGGCGCAGCTCACCGGCAACCTGCCGGGCGGCGTGAAGATCGACGTCATCTTCGACCGCTCGCGCACCATCAAGGAGAACGTGCACGAGGTGGAGTTCACGCTGCTCCTCACGCTCGTGCTGGTGGTGCTCGTCGTGTTCGTGTTCCTGCGCTCGCCGCGCGCCACGGCCATCCCGTCGCTGGCCCTGCCGCTCTCGGTGGCCGGCACGTTCGCGGTGATGAAGGCGCTCGACTACTCGCTCGACAACCTGTCGCTCATGGCGCTCACGCTCGCCGTGGGACTGCTCGTCGACGACGCGATCGTGGTGCTCGAGAACATCATGCGCCACCGCGAGATGGGAAAGCCGGCGATGGAGGCGGCGCTCGACGGCTCGCGTGAGGTCGGGTTCACGGTGCTGTCGATGACGCTGTCGCTCACCGCGGTGTTCCTGCCGCTGCTGTTCATGGGCGGCATCATCGGGCGTCTGTTCCGGGAGTTCGCGGTGACGATCGCGGTGAGCATCCTCATCTCCGGCGTGGTGTCGCTCACGCTCACGCCGATGCTCGCGTCGCGGATGATCGGCGCCCACGGGCACGAGGGCGCGCCGCGGTGGCTCCGCGCGCCGCTCGACCTGTTCGAGCGGATCTACGACGCGTCGCACGACGGCTACGCGCGCACGCTGCACTGGGCGATGCGCCACCGCGTGTACGTGCTCGGCGTGTCGGGCATCACGCTCGTCGGGACGTACTTCCTGTTCAGGATGGTGCCGACGGGCTTCCTGCCGAGCGACGACACCGGCTTCCTGAGCGCGACGGTGGAGGCGGCGCAGGGCACGAGCTACGACGACATGGTGCGCCATCAGGGCGAGGCCGCGGCGCTGCTGCAGAAGGACCCGAACGTCGAGGCGTTCATGAGCACCGTCGGCGGGCTGTCGTCGGTGAACCAGGGGCGCCTCAGCATCCGCCTGAAGGACGCGAACGAGCGCGCGCTCGACGCCGACGGTGTGGCGCGCGAGCTCACCGCGAAGCTGAACCGCGTCCCCGGCGTGCAGGTGTTCGTGCAGAACCCGCCGACGATCCGCATCGGCGGGCGGCAGGCGAAGGCGCTCTACCAGTTCACGCTGCAGGGTACGGATCTGAAGGCGCTGTACGCCGGGGCCGAGCAGCTCGAGGGGCGGCTGCGCGCGTCGCCGTCGCTCGCCGACGTGACGAGCGACCTGCAGCTCGCGAACCCCACCGCCGCGCTCACCATCGACCGCGACCGCGCGGCCGCGCTGCACGTCTCGCCGCAGGCGATCGAGCAGACGCTGTACGACGCGTACGGCGCGCGGCAGGTCTCCACGATCTACACGTCGACGAACCAGTACTGGGTGGTGCTCGAGCTCGACCCCGCCGCGCAGCGCGACCCGGGCGCGCTCGGCCTGCTCTACGTGAAGAGCACGACCGGCGCGGCGGTGCCGCTCGCCTCGGTGACGACCGCGAACACGACGGTCGGGCCGCTGTCGGTGAACCACTCCGGCCAGGTGCCGTCGGTGACGCTGTCGTTCAACCTGCGCGAGGGCGTGTCGTTAGGCGCCGCGACGCAGGAGGTGGAGCGCGAGGCGCGCGCGGTGCTGCCGGCGACGATCGCGACGCAGTTCTCGGGCACGGCGCAGGCGTTCCAGGACAGCCAGGCGGGGCTCGGCGTGCTGCTGCTGCTCGCGGTGCTCGTCATCTACGGCATCCTCAGCATCCTGTACGAGAGCTTCATCCACCCGGTGACGATCCTCTCCGGGCTGCCGTTCGCGGTGTTCGGCGCGCTCGGCGCGCTGCTGCTCACCGGACAGGAGCTGACGCTGTACGCGTTCATCGGCCTCGTCCTGCTCGTCGGCATCGTGAAGAAGAACGCGATCATGATGGTGGACTTCGCGGTGGAGGCGGAGCGCGCGCGGCACCTGTCCGCCGAGGAGTCGGTGGTGGAGGCGTGCCTGGTGCGCTACCGGCCGATCATGATGACGACGATGGCGGCGATCGTCGGCACGCTGCCGATCGCGCTCGGCCTCGGCGCCGGCGCGGCGTCGCGTCGCCCGTTAGGCATCGTGGTCGTCGGCGGGCTCGCGTTCTCGCAGCTCGTGACGCTCTACCTCACACCGGTGATCTACACGTACTTCGACGCGCTGCAGCGGCGGCTCGCGCGTCGGCGGGCGCCGGTGGGCGAGGCGGTGGCGGTGGGCGGCGACTGA
- a CDS encoding efflux RND transporter periplasmic adaptor subunit, whose product MRSYIVSRHALAALSLGTLAACHRDDRQAHGPQKIPVVVAVAATGTVPVTLATNGTVEPLQTVALQARVSGPVVAVRFAEGDPVREGQVLFEIDPRPYQVALDQTRAVLARDRATAAAARSDAERYASLVSKGYVTQSQAEQQRASAEALAATVAADEAAVRQAELNLSFATVRAPIAGQTGNLNVRVGNQVAANGGPPLVVINAVTPVHVRFPVPDRQLPAVRAAQRTGGLDVAVGVATSVSAPGTAGVTEHGVVDFVDNAVDSVSGTVMLKARFANADRRLWPGSFVPVSLTLGQLANAVLVPSVAVQQGPNGSYVFTPDAAGKAKQVAVVVERTVGDVAVVSKGVAPGDRVVIDGQSRLFAGATMTISRTVAVHVPDPSAASPNVRGDTSAALEVSTSAGETR is encoded by the coding sequence ATGCGCTCATACATCGTGTCCCGCCACGCGCTCGCCGCGCTCTCGTTAGGCACCCTCGCCGCCTGCCACCGCGACGACAGGCAGGCGCACGGCCCACAGAAGATCCCCGTCGTCGTCGCCGTCGCCGCCACCGGCACGGTGCCCGTGACGCTCGCGACGAACGGCACGGTGGAGCCGCTGCAGACCGTCGCGCTGCAGGCGCGCGTGAGCGGCCCCGTCGTCGCGGTGCGGTTCGCCGAGGGCGATCCGGTGCGCGAGGGGCAGGTGCTGTTCGAGATCGACCCGCGGCCGTACCAGGTCGCGCTCGATCAGACGCGCGCCGTGCTCGCGCGCGACCGCGCGACCGCCGCCGCCGCGCGCTCCGACGCCGAGCGCTACGCCTCGCTCGTGAGCAAGGGCTACGTCACGCAGTCGCAGGCCGAGCAGCAGCGCGCGAGCGCCGAGGCGCTCGCCGCGACCGTCGCGGCCGACGAGGCGGCCGTCAGGCAGGCGGAGCTCAACCTGAGCTTCGCCACCGTGCGCGCGCCGATCGCAGGGCAGACGGGGAACCTGAACGTGCGCGTCGGGAACCAGGTCGCCGCGAACGGCGGCCCGCCGCTCGTCGTCATCAACGCGGTGACGCCGGTGCACGTGCGCTTCCCGGTGCCCGACCGGCAGCTTCCCGCGGTGCGCGCCGCACAGCGCACCGGTGGGCTCGACGTCGCGGTGGGCGTGGCGACGTCCGTCAGCGCGCCGGGGACGGCCGGCGTCACCGAGCACGGCGTCGTGGACTTCGTCGACAACGCGGTGGACTCGGTGTCGGGCACGGTGATGCTGAAGGCGCGCTTCGCGAACGCCGACCGCCGGCTGTGGCCCGGCTCCTTCGTTCCGGTGTCCCTCACGCTCGGCCAGCTCGCGAACGCGGTGCTCGTGCCGTCGGTGGCGGTGCAGCAGGGGCCTAACGGATCCTACGTCTTCACGCCCGACGCGGCGGGCAAGGCGAAGCAGGTGGCGGTCGTCGTCGAGCGCACCGTCGGCGACGTCGCGGTCGTGTCGAAGGGGGTCGCGCCCGGCGACCGCGTCGTGATCGACGGCCAGTCGCGCCTGTTCGCCGGCGCGACGATGACGATCAGCCGCACCGTCGCGGTGCACGTCCCCGATCCGTCGGCGGCCTCGCCGAACGTGCGCGGCGACACGAGCGCCGCGCTCGAGGTGTCGACCAGCGCGGGGGAGACGCGATGA
- a CDS encoding TolC family protein codes for MTETHTPGASWHERQRGLRETAILDAAAALMAEHGYAATSVDDIAAHVGVSKPTLYQHFPSKDAIAQAVLVRNLSRAEERLAAAEADIAAGERARARLERHLRDAIGVHNALWGTRAQLPGALRDAPALRKRRERVWARYGRMIDTCKAEGDCRTDVPTALLVRHIVRVFRGDYADLIADGTVTLEALAEILVSLLFDGMAPRAAPRPTSRKRTVPRRALALAALSLVAHAVLLDAQPTTPASTRPLTLADVVDAALRANPTARAAAAEARVAAEQYAAARGSWLPTLTFAPSFVAAQSASSGGGAGGGAPSLGGAQRVTFGPSVNLSYLLFDVGGRAGTVGAARETASVLSLTRDATVQQTLLQAEQAYFGYQAARALSDAQEANVRTATASRDAAVGRYHAGLATVADTLQTATALAQARVAAVSARTGLAAARATLATAMGARADTPFAVAIEPAPDADATRAATAALTANVDSLVAHALRERPDVSAAGANAAVAGERVRVARSALLPSVQVGASAGHVVANQANLAGQSYNVQLGLALPLFDGGARHADLDAARAEQEAAQLRAEAVRTGVVNQVVASADALRLAGDQVATSAALLASAVSSEEVARGRYTEGVGSVVDLVTAQGALATARAQAAQSRWGWASALAELSRDAGILGAAGELPAVAAPAVPPTTRPGAAAPTIIPSSSR; via the coding sequence ATGACCGAAACGCACACCCCCGGCGCGTCCTGGCACGAGCGACAGCGCGGCCTCCGCGAGACCGCGATCCTCGACGCCGCCGCCGCGCTCATGGCGGAGCACGGCTACGCCGCCACGAGCGTCGACGACATCGCCGCGCACGTCGGCGTCTCCAAGCCGACGCTCTACCAGCACTTCCCGTCGAAGGACGCCATCGCGCAGGCCGTCCTCGTGCGCAACCTGTCGCGCGCCGAGGAGCGCCTCGCCGCCGCGGAGGCCGACATCGCCGCCGGGGAGCGCGCCCGCGCGCGCCTCGAGCGCCATCTGCGCGACGCGATCGGCGTGCACAACGCGCTGTGGGGCACGCGCGCGCAGCTCCCCGGCGCGCTCCGCGACGCGCCCGCGCTGCGCAAGCGCCGCGAGCGCGTGTGGGCGCGCTACGGCCGCATGATCGACACGTGCAAGGCGGAGGGCGACTGCCGCACCGACGTCCCCACCGCGCTGCTCGTCCGCCACATCGTGCGCGTGTTCCGCGGCGACTACGCGGACCTCATCGCCGACGGCACCGTGACGCTGGAGGCGCTGGCCGAGATCCTCGTGTCGCTGCTGTTCGACGGCATGGCGCCGCGTGCGGCACCGCGTCCCACGTCGCGGAAGCGCACCGTGCCGCGGCGCGCGCTCGCGCTCGCGGCGCTGAGCCTCGTCGCGCACGCCGTGCTGCTCGACGCGCAGCCGACGACGCCCGCGTCCACCCGGCCGCTCACGCTCGCCGACGTCGTCGACGCCGCGCTGCGCGCGAATCCGACGGCGCGAGCCGCGGCGGCCGAAGCGCGCGTGGCCGCGGAGCAGTACGCCGCGGCACGCGGGAGCTGGCTCCCCACGTTGACGTTCGCGCCCTCGTTCGTCGCGGCACAGAGCGCGTCGAGCGGCGGCGGCGCGGGCGGCGGCGCCCCGTCGTTAGGCGGCGCGCAGCGCGTCACGTTCGGGCCGTCGGTCAACCTGTCGTATCTGCTGTTCGACGTCGGCGGCCGCGCCGGCACGGTCGGCGCGGCGCGCGAGACGGCGAGCGTGCTCTCGCTCACGCGCGACGCCACCGTGCAGCAGACGCTCCTCCAGGCGGAGCAGGCGTACTTCGGCTACCAGGCGGCGCGCGCGCTATCCGACGCGCAGGAGGCGAACGTGCGCACTGCGACGGCGAGCCGGGACGCCGCCGTCGGACGCTACCACGCGGGACTCGCCACGGTCGCCGACACGCTGCAGACGGCGACCGCGCTCGCCCAGGCGCGCGTCGCCGCGGTGAGCGCGCGCACCGGGCTCGCCGCCGCGCGCGCGACGCTCGCCACCGCGATGGGCGCCCGCGCCGACACGCCGTTCGCCGTCGCCATCGAGCCGGCGCCCGACGCCGACGCGACGCGCGCCGCGACGGCCGCGCTCACCGCGAACGTGGACTCGCTCGTCGCGCACGCGCTGCGCGAGCGCCCCGACGTCAGCGCCGCCGGCGCGAACGCCGCCGTCGCCGGCGAGCGGGTGCGCGTCGCGCGCAGTGCGCTGCTGCCGAGCGTGCAGGTGGGCGCGTCGGCCGGCCACGTGGTCGCGAACCAGGCGAACCTCGCGGGGCAGAGCTACAACGTGCAGCTCGGCCTCGCGCTCCCGCTGTTCGACGGCGGTGCGCGTCACGCCGATCTCGACGCCGCGCGCGCCGAGCAGGAGGCGGCGCAACTGCGCGCCGAGGCCGTGCGCACCGGCGTCGTGAATCAGGTCGTCGCGTCGGCCGACGCGCTGCGCCTCGCCGGCGACCAGGTGGCGACGAGCGCCGCACTGCTCGCGAGCGCGGTGAGCTCGGAGGAGGTCGCGCGCGGTCGCTACACCGAGGGCGTCGGCAGCGTCGTCGACCTCGTCACCGCGCAGGGCGCGCTCGCCACGGCGCGCGCGCAGGCCGCGCAGTCGCGCTGGGGGTGGGCGTCCGCGCTCGCCGAGCTGTCGCGCGACGCCGGGATCCTCGGCGCCGCGGGCGAGCTACCCGCCGTCGCCGCGCCGGCCGTGCCGCCCACCACGCGTCCGGGCGCCGCGGCGCCCACGATCATTCCGTCCTCGTCTCGCTGA
- a CDS encoding FAD-binding oxidoreductase, protein MEPLTTATVPMSSYDPTAVLPGTVIRPGDASYDDARRLWNGMIDRRPALIVRCRDAQEVRAAVVAARARGLPVAVRGGGHNAAGLALCDDGLVIDLSQMRGVTVDPDARTARVEGGATWADVDAATQAHGLAVTGGAISTTGVGGLTLGGGIGWLMRRQGLACDNLVAAELVTADGHAVRASDHENPDLLWGLRGGGGNFGVVTAFTFRLQPLDGVVSGLLVHPLARAKEVLRFYREFTRSAPDTLTVFAGLLTSPEGAPICALIPSWCGPAEEAEAALRPLREFGPPLADLVQPMPYVAQQRLLDDGMAPSGFQVYWRGEFLRALTDETIDALVDAYAAATSPLSVLVIEQMGGAVARVPRDATAFPNRDAAFNLAMVGRWTDPAERDVHVRWVRDVHDAVRPSALGSYVNYLGVEEGADRVRGAYGDATYARLVALKNAWDPENVFRFNQNVAPNWRLA, encoded by the coding sequence ATGGAGCCACTGACGACCGCCACCGTCCCGATGTCGTCGTACGACCCCACCGCCGTGCTGCCCGGCACGGTCATCCGCCCGGGCGACGCGAGCTACGACGATGCGCGCCGTCTCTGGAACGGGATGATCGATCGACGCCCCGCGCTCATCGTCCGCTGCCGCGACGCCCAGGAGGTGCGCGCCGCCGTCGTCGCCGCGCGCGCCCGCGGGCTCCCCGTCGCGGTGCGCGGCGGGGGCCACAATGCGGCGGGGCTCGCCCTCTGCGACGACGGGCTCGTGATCGACCTCTCGCAGATGCGCGGCGTGACCGTCGACCCCGACGCGCGCACCGCCCGCGTCGAGGGCGGCGCGACGTGGGCCGACGTCGATGCGGCCACCCAGGCGCACGGCCTCGCCGTCACCGGCGGCGCGATCTCCACCACCGGCGTCGGTGGGCTCACCTTGGGCGGGGGCATCGGCTGGCTGATGCGCCGGCAGGGCCTGGCGTGCGACAACCTCGTCGCGGCGGAGCTCGTGACGGCCGACGGCCACGCCGTGCGCGCGAGCGACCACGAGAACCCGGACCTGCTGTGGGGTCTACGCGGCGGCGGCGGCAACTTCGGCGTCGTCACCGCGTTCACGTTCCGGCTGCAGCCGCTCGACGGCGTCGTCTCCGGCCTGCTCGTGCACCCGCTCGCGCGCGCGAAGGAGGTGCTGCGCTTCTACCGCGAGTTCACGCGCTCCGCGCCCGACACGCTCACCGTCTTCGCCGGCCTGCTGACGTCGCCCGAGGGCGCACCGATCTGCGCGCTGATCCCGAGCTGGTGCGGGCCCGCCGAGGAGGCGGAGGCCGCGCTGCGCCCGCTGCGCGAGTTCGGCCCGCCGCTCGCCGATCTCGTGCAGCCGATGCCGTACGTCGCGCAGCAGCGGCTGCTCGACGACGGGATGGCGCCGTCCGGCTTCCAGGTCTACTGGCGCGGCGAGTTCCTGCGCGCGCTCACGGACGAGACGATCGACGCGCTCGTCGACGCCTATGCCGCCGCGACGTCGCCGCTGTCGGTGCTCGTCATCGAGCAGATGGGCGGCGCGGTGGCCCGCGTGCCGCGCGACGCGACGGCGTTCCCGAACCGCGACGCCGCGTTCAACCTCGCGATGGTCGGCCGCTGGACCGATCCGGCCGAGCGCGACGTGCACGTCCGATGGGTGCGCGACGTCCACGACGCCGTGCGCCCGTCCGCGCTCGGCTCCTACGTCAACTACCTCGGCGTGGAAGAAGGCGCCGACCGCGTGCGCGGCGCGTACGGTGACGCGACGTACGCACGGCTCGTCGCGCTGAAGAACGCGTGGGACCCGGAGAACGTGTTCCGGTTCAACCAGAACGTCGCGCCGAACTGGCGGCTGGCGTGA
- a CDS encoding phosphotransferase family protein encodes MDATITPRDPLDLDALGAWLAAHGLVGELEVEQFPGGFSNLTYLVRAGDRELVLRRPPIGADVKGGHDVLREHRVLERLSARWPKAPRPVLACDDATVLGGPFYLMERVRGTILRGVPQDPPAPATMRELSGRLVDGLAELHAIDPREAGLSDLGKPEGYVQRQVRGWAERWRRARTDDVPDMDRVAAWLDAHRPGESRAAVVHNDFKYDNVVLDPDDATRIVAVLDWEMATLGDPLLDLGTSLAYWTDADDPPDLLGASLHNPTSLPGNLSRAEVVARYESASGRPVTDAPFHFAFGLFKVGVIAQQIYARHRRGLTSDPRFAALIDAVRGVSWLATRAIELGRVDRLR; translated from the coding sequence ATGGACGCGACCATCACGCCGCGCGACCCGCTCGACCTCGACGCGTTGGGCGCGTGGCTCGCCGCGCACGGCCTCGTGGGCGAGCTGGAGGTCGAGCAGTTCCCGGGCGGCTTCTCGAACCTCACGTATCTCGTGCGCGCGGGCGACCGCGAGCTGGTGCTGCGGCGCCCGCCGATCGGCGCCGACGTGAAGGGCGGCCACGACGTGCTGCGGGAGCACCGCGTGCTCGAGCGGCTCTCGGCGCGCTGGCCGAAGGCGCCGCGTCCCGTGCTCGCGTGCGACGACGCCACGGTGCTCGGCGGGCCGTTCTATCTCATGGAGCGCGTGCGCGGCACGATCCTGCGCGGCGTGCCGCAGGATCCGCCGGCGCCGGCGACGATGCGCGAGCTGTCGGGCCGCCTCGTGGACGGGCTGGCCGAGCTGCACGCGATCGATCCGCGCGAGGCGGGACTCTCGGATCTCGGAAAGCCCGAGGGCTACGTGCAACGGCAGGTGCGCGGGTGGGCCGAGCGGTGGCGTCGCGCGCGCACCGACGACGTGCCCGACATGGATCGCGTCGCGGCGTGGCTCGACGCGCACCGGCCGGGCGAGTCGCGCGCGGCGGTCGTGCACAACGACTTCAAGTACGACAACGTCGTGCTCGACCCCGACGACGCGACGCGGATCGTCGCGGTGCTCGACTGGGAGATGGCGACGCTCGGCGACCCGCTCCTCGACCTCGGCACGTCGCTCGCCTACTGGACCGACGCCGACGACCCGCCGGATCTGTTAGGCGCGTCGCTGCACAACCCGACGTCGCTTCCGGGCAACCTGTCGCGCGCCGAGGTGGTCGCGCGCTACGAGTCGGCGAGCGGGCGGCCGGTGACCGACGCGCCGTTCCACTTCGCGTTCGGCCTGTTCAAGGTCGGCGTGATCGCCCAGCAGATCTACGCGCGCCACCGCCGAGGTCTCACGTCGGACCCACGGTTCGCGGCGCTGATCGATGCGGTGCGCGGCGTGAGCTGGCTGGCGACGCGCGCGATCGAGCTGGGGCGGGTCGATCGACTGAGGTGA
- a CDS encoding cupin domain-containing protein: protein MTEFPYDTRLNVLFPALQKIELAPLVASVTHPWYNQTLCRVNDSVVRLGVMQGAYHWHKHDADDEFFFTLEGRFLVDLEPSPAGEPGRVVELGPGEGVVVPRGVVHRTRAPERAVILMVETAAIVPTGD, encoded by the coding sequence ATGACCGAATTCCCGTACGACACGCGGCTGAACGTGCTGTTCCCCGCGCTGCAGAAGATCGAGCTCGCGCCGCTCGTCGCGTCGGTGACGCACCCGTGGTACAACCAGACACTCTGCCGGGTGAACGACTCGGTGGTGCGACTCGGCGTCATGCAGGGCGCGTATCACTGGCACAAGCACGACGCCGACGACGAGTTCTTCTTCACGCTCGAGGGACGGTTTCTCGTCGACCTCGAGCCGTCGCCGGCGGGCGAGCCCGGTCGCGTCGTGGAGCTCGGGCCGGGCGAGGGCGTCGTGGTGCCGCGCGGCGTCGTCCATCGCACGCGCGCGCCGGAGCGCGCGGTGATCCTCATGGTGGAGACCGCGGCGATCGTGCCCACGGGCGACTGA